In Drosophila gunungcola strain Sukarami chromosome X unlocalized genomic scaffold, Dgunungcola_SK_2 000046F, whole genome shotgun sequence, a single window of DNA contains:
- the LOC128260973 gene encoding uncharacterized protein LOC128260973 has translation MNLIPGNVLFLVILGLVCPSHSLPMTPENELRELDHQLGHQMGHQQPRMAKSEVESEFVGRIAPNGEHSVEEDPEHAIALLEELEEAGVKSTDDRPLHILSYNELLRLLALWHLNQNRNVYEANGPDKQPDQAIDAHSV, from the coding sequence ATGAATCTCATTCCGGGTAACGTCCTGTTTCTGGTGATCCTCGGCCTCGTTTGCCCGTCCCACTCCCTGCCCATGACCCCCGAAAATGAGCTAAGGGAGCTGGACCATCAACTGGGTCATCAAATGGGTCACCAACAGCCGCGCATGGCGAAGAGCGAGGTCGAGTCGGAATTCGTGGGTAGAATTGCGCCAAATGGTGAGCACAGTGTCGAGGAGGATCCGGAACACGCTATCGCACTCTTGGAGGAATTGGAGGAGGCCGGAGTGAAGTCAACCGATGACCGGCCGTTGCACATACTCAGCTATAACGAACTACTCAGACTCCTGGCCCTCTGGCATCTGAACCAGAATCGCAATGTCTACGAGGCCAACGGACCGGACAAGCAGCCCGATCAAGCCATCGATGCTCATTCAGTTTAA
- the LOC128260975 gene encoding uncharacterized protein LOC128260975 — translation MGGCCSKDLDDKRSWSPDETKNGSTTSTIIAQPLDEVGSTGVFTLTRTTTSTTRQEKTVTTTNAEQED, via the exons atggGAGGCTGTTGCTCAAAGGATTTGGACGATAAGCGCTCCTGGAGTCCCGACGAGACCAAAAATGGC AGCACCACATCGACCATCATTGCCCAGCCGCTGGATGAGGTGGGTAGCACCGGTGTCTTCACGTTAACCCGCACCACAACCAGCACCACGCGGCAGGAGAAGACGGTGACCACCACCAACGCCGAACAGGAGGATTAG
- the LOC128260955 gene encoding putative sodium-dependent multivitamin transporter, with protein MATLGAWDYTILAVVLVISVAIGIYYRFVGGRQSTTTEYLLADRSMGVTPVAFSLMASFMSAITILGVSMENYQYGTMFVVINLSYVLSTPVAAYLIIPVFYRLKTASVYEYLELRFGYATRLAASLSFTLQMVLYMGIVVYAPALALEAVTGLNQVFSIVIVGVVCTFYATLGGMKAVLITDIYQSLLMFASVFCVIICAWVKAGSLEEIWRVAQENGRIDFSNFSVDPTERHTWFTQILGGSATYLAIYGVNQAQVQRLMSVRSLSAARAALWWCLPILCLLSVSTCFSGLCIYWYYRDCDPVLEGRVNSRDQVMPLFVVDTMSQYTGLAGLFVSGIFCASLSTISSIISSLAAVTLEDYLKPLVSCCAKRTLTDRQTLWYSKLLSLFFGALCIGMAFMAGSIGGLLQAALSIFGIIGGPLLGLFTLGMYVTRANEKGAIGGLLISLAFCLWIGFGQPKPPLVSLDMSTAHCPVNRSYNGDIFVKAANAEEPKDGGDHFFYLYRISYMWYAALGFLIAFFGGWLLSWLFALLNWDNNHRIYQDADCKLIKHDLFVPPLAKRLQRRQMPLLVVTGTSSEIGGIPAETVETAPPPTRLDEIEWEKHKAVA; from the coding sequence ATGGCCACCTTGGGCGCCTGGGACTACACCATCCTGGCGGTGGTGCTGGTCATCTCTGTGGCCATTGGCATATATTACCGCTTCGTGGGTGGCAGGCAGAGCACCACTACCGAATACCTGCTGGCGGATCGCTCCATGGGCGTAACTCCGGTGGCCTTCAGCCTGATGGCCAGCTTCATGTCGGCCATCACCATACTGGGCGTATCCATGGAGAACTACCAGTACGGCACCATGTTCGTGGTGATCAACCTGTCGTATGTGTTGTCCACGCCAGTGGCCGCCTATCTCATCATTCCGGTCTTCTACCGCCTGAAGACGGCCAGCGTGTACGAGTATCTGGAGCTGCGCTTCGGCTATGCCACCCGACTGGCCGCCTCGCTCAGTTTCACGCTGCAGATGGTCCTCTACATGGGCATTGTGGTCTACGCCCCGGCCTTGGCCCTGGAGGCTGTGACCGGACTGAACCAGGTCTTCTCCATTGTAATCGTTGGCGTCGTGTGCACCTTCTATGCAACGCTCGGCGGGATGAAGGCCGTACTCATCACGGATATCTACCAGTCGCTACTCATGTTCGCCTCTGTATTCTGCGTGATCATCTGCGCCTGGGTGAAGGCCGGCAGCTTGGAGGAGATATGGCGTGTGGCACAGGAGAACGGCCGCATCGATTTCAGCAACTTCAGTGTGGATCCCACGGAGCGACACACGTGGTTCACCCAGATCCTGGGCGGAAGTGCCACCTACCTGGCCATCTATGGGGTGAACCAAGCGCAAGTTCAGCGCCTGATGTCGGTGCGAAGTTTGAGTGCTGCTCGAGCGGCCCTGTGGTGGTGCCTGCCCATCCTGTGCCTGCTGAGCGTGAGCACCTGCTTCTCGGGGCTGTGCATCTACTGGTACTACCGCGACTGCGATCCGGTTCTGGAGGGACGGGTCAACTCACGCGACCAGGTGATGCCGCTCTTTGTCGTGGACACGATGTCACAGTACACCGGCCTCGCCGGGCTCTTTGTGTCGGGGATCTTCTGCGCCAGTCTCTCCACGATTAGCTCGATAATTAGCTCATTGGCGGCCGTCACTTTGGAGGATTACCTCAAGCCTTTGGTTAGCTGCTGCGCCAAACGGACGCTCACCGATCGCCAGACGTTGTGGTATTCCAAGTTGCTGTCGCTATTCTTCGGTGCCCTGTGCATCGGCATGGCCTTCATGGCGGGATCCATTGGAGGACTTCTGCAGGCGGCACTCTCAATTTTCGGCATCATCGGCGGCCCGCTGCTGGGACTCTTCACGCTGGGCATGTACGTGACCAGGGCCAACGAAAAGGGAGCCATCGGAGGGCTGCTCATCTCGCTGGCGTTCTGCCTGTGGATCGGTTTTGGGCAGCCAAAACCTCCGCTAGTTAGCTTGGACATGTCCACGGCCCACTGTCCCGTGAATAGAAGCTATAACGGGGATATTTTCGTAAAAGCTGCGAATGCCGAGGAGCCTAAGGATGGAGGCgatcatttcttttatttgtacaGGATCAGCTACATGTGGTACGCTGCCCTGGGCTTTCTGATTGCCTTCTTCGGCGGATGGCTATTGTCCTGGCTGTTTGCCCTCCTTAACTGGGATAACAATCATCGCATCTACCAGGATGCAGACTGTAAGCTTATTAAGCACGATCTCTTTGTGCCGCCGCTGGCCAAACGTCTGCAACGGCGACAGATGCCACTGCTGGTGGTCACCGGCACCAGCTCGGAGATTGGGGGCATCCCGGCGGAGACGGTGGAGACAGCACCACCGCCGACGCGTCTGGACGAGATCGAGTGGGAGAAACACAAGGCTGTGGCGTAG